One window of Flavobacterium dauae genomic DNA carries:
- a CDS encoding PASTA domain-containing protein — MGFTSFIKSKQFLFSLIGAVVIIGLLIFGSLQFLNIYTKHGKEIKVPDLTKMKVEKAMNAVADNGFEIVIIDTVDYNPKFPPLTISEQDPKAADGVKEGRTIYVKINAKGYSSVRLPNLDGRTLRHATSIIKSLGLVKGTTKYEPDFAKDVILRIEQDGRILRAGDKVLKNSKINFVLGDGMLGYKPEIDSLGEMYEDVAPKIDSIF; from the coding sequence ATGGGTTTTACATCATTTATAAAAAGTAAGCAGTTTTTATTTTCATTAATAGGCGCAGTGGTAATTATTGGTTTGCTTATTTTTGGAAGTTTACAGTTTCTAAATATTTATACAAAGCACGGAAAAGAAATTAAAGTACCCGATTTAACCAAAATGAAGGTTGAAAAAGCTATGAATGCCGTTGCCGATAATGGTTTTGAAATTGTTATTATTGATACGGTTGATTACAACCCAAAGTTTCCACCGTTAACAATTTCTGAACAAGATCCAAAAGCAGCTGATGGTGTAAAAGAAGGACGTACAATTTATGTAAAAATTAATGCCAAAGGATACTCGTCGGTACGTTTACCTAATTTAGACGGACGAACGTTACGCCACGCCACATCTATTATTAAATCGTTAGGCTTGGTAAAAGGAACAACTAAATACGAACCCGATTTTGCCAAAGATGTTATTTTGCGCATTGAACAAGACGGACGCATTTTACGTGCCGGTGACAAAGTGCTTAAAAACTCAAAAATCAATTTTGTTTTGGGCGATGGTATGTTGGGATACAAACCAGAAATAGACTCTTTAGGCGAAATGTATGAAGATGTTGCCCCTAAAATCGATTCAATTTTTTAA
- a CDS encoding RluA family pseudouridine synthase — protein sequence MTEDNHLIEDELYEHYRFEAGKGQAPLRVDKFLMNLVENATRNKIQKAAENGNIFINDVPVKSNHKVKANDVVRVLMEQPPFENIIIPENIPLDIVYEDDDLLVINKPAGLVVHPGHGNYTGTLVNALAYHFENLPLNSSERPGLVHRIDKDTTGLLVIAKTDWTMSELQKQFAEKTTEREYIALVWGNVEEDEGTIKSYIGRHKVDRMQMASFPDDSTGAKYAVTHYKVIERLGYVTLVSCRLETGRTHQIRVHMKAIGHTLFNDERYGGEKILKGTTFTKYKQFVENTFKVLPRQALHAKTLGFMHPIKKEFMRFETDLPTDMVQAIDRWRNYSNNHEVIEEED from the coding sequence ATGACAGAAGATAACCATTTAATAGAAGACGAATTATACGAACATTATCGTTTTGAAGCCGGTAAAGGTCAGGCTCCTTTGCGTGTCGATAAGTTTTTGATGAATTTGGTAGAAAATGCCACCAGAAATAAAATTCAGAAAGCTGCCGAAAACGGGAATATTTTTATAAACGATGTTCCTGTAAAATCAAATCACAAAGTAAAGGCAAACGATGTGGTACGTGTTTTAATGGAACAACCACCTTTTGAAAACATCATCATTCCTGAAAACATTCCGTTGGATATTGTTTATGAAGACGATGATTTGCTAGTGATTAATAAACCCGCAGGTTTGGTTGTGCATCCCGGTCACGGAAATTACACCGGAACGTTGGTAAATGCTTTGGCATATCATTTTGAAAATTTGCCGTTAAATAGTTCCGAACGTCCTGGGTTGGTGCATAGAATCGACAAAGATACCACAGGGTTATTGGTTATCGCCAAAACCGATTGGACTATGAGCGAACTACAAAAACAGTTTGCCGAAAAAACAACCGAACGTGAATACATCGCCTTGGTTTGGGGCAACGTAGAAGAAGACGAAGGAACAATAAAAAGTTATATCGGTCGTCATAAAGTAGATCGTATGCAGATGGCATCGTTCCCAGACGATTCAACCGGAGCAAAATATGCAGTTACACATTATAAGGTTATAGAACGTTTGGGATATGTAACCTTGGTTTCATGCAGATTAGAAACGGGCAGAACCCACCAAATTCGCGTGCACATGAAAGCTATTGGGCATACGTTGTTTAATGATGAACGTTACGGCGGCGAGAAAATTTTAAAAGGAACAACCTTTACAAAATATAAACAGTTTGTAGAAAATACGTTTAAAGTATTGCCGCGACAAGCTTTACACGCTAAAACGCTTGGCTTTATGCATCCTATTAAAAAAGAGTTTATGCGTTTTGAAACCGATTTGCCAACCGATATGGTTCAGGCTATTGATCGTTGGCGAAACTATTCTAACAACCACGAAGTTATTGAAGAAGAAGATTAA
- a CDS encoding NADPH-dependent FMN reductase — translation MLVFVGSNSSKSINEQLTKAVLKELNVTHTFVDLKTLDIPLFSEDLEREIKSPKGIVVLKDQINTFEHIFITTNEHNQNLSAFFKNILDWLSRTELKFLEHKKIFILSTSNGKRGGLGANESLQKLIERFGCEVYESYAFSSFSENFNKETQQITNKDFLQEINNKLNRILKS, via the coding sequence ATGCTGGTATTTGTAGGAAGCAACTCATCAAAATCAATCAACGAACAGTTAACCAAAGCGGTTTTAAAAGAACTGAATGTAACACACACTTTTGTTGATCTTAAAACATTAGATATTCCTTTATTTAGTGAAGATTTAGAACGTGAAATTAAATCGCCAAAAGGAATTGTTGTTTTAAAAGACCAGATCAACACGTTTGAACATATTTTTATTACAACCAACGAGCACAATCAAAACTTATCGGCGTTTTTTAAAAATATTTTAGATTGGCTTTCCAGAACAGAATTGAAGTTTTTAGAACATAAAAAAATATTTATTTTAAGTACGTCAAACGGAAAACGTGGTGGTTTGGGGGCAAACGAAAGTTTACAGAAATTGATAGAACGTTTTGGTTGCGAAGTTTACGAAAGTTATGCTTTTTCATCTTTTTCAGAAAACTTCAACAAAGAAACACAGCAAATCACAAATAAAGACTTCTTACAAGAAATCAACAATAAACTAAACAGAATTTTAAAAAGTTAA
- a CDS encoding anthranilate synthase component I family protein — translation MQRFSKTYKVENISGFKRQMLQWVQQFREVVFLESNNYKAKYSTHQAVLAFDAFTLLQTDYFNAFDQLKEYQNNTNDWLFGYLTYDLKNDVERLESNNSDGLNFPDLLFFQPKKLIFFEDNAVRFEYLGMCDDEMDDDFQQINSTKIKQADQQEKIKVESKLTFKEYEAGFQKVISHIQRGDIYEANYCMEFFAENTQLNSNDLFWKLNEISEPPFACFARFNKHFVLSASPERYIKKDGLKIISQPIKGTAKRGILAEEDVLLKQNLASNKKEQAENVMIVDLVRNDLSKTATKASVQVEELFGIYTFKQVHQMISTVVSEVSADQNPVDIIKSTFPMGSMTGAPKLSAMKIIEEVEQTKRGLYSGALGYFTPNNDFDFNVVIRTILYNQENKYASFSVGSAITINANATDEYNECLLKAQAMQKVLQQC, via the coding sequence ATGCAACGGTTTTCAAAAACGTATAAAGTAGAAAATATTTCCGGTTTTAAAAGGCAAATGCTTCAGTGGGTGCAACAATTCCGCGAAGTTGTTTTTTTAGAATCGAACAATTACAAAGCCAAATACAGCACACATCAAGCTGTTTTGGCTTTTGATGCTTTTACGCTGCTGCAAACCGATTATTTTAACGCATTCGATCAGTTAAAAGAATATCAGAATAACACCAACGACTGGCTTTTTGGTTATTTAACGTACGATTTAAAGAACGATGTGGAACGGTTGGAATCAAATAATTCCGATGGATTGAACTTTCCCGATTTATTGTTTTTTCAGCCAAAGAAACTTATTTTTTTTGAAGATAATGCTGTTCGATTTGAATATCTTGGAATGTGCGATGATGAAATGGATGATGATTTCCAGCAGATAAATTCAACCAAAATAAAACAAGCAGATCAACAAGAGAAAATCAAAGTAGAAAGCAAATTAACGTTTAAAGAATACGAAGCCGGATTTCAAAAAGTAATCAGTCACATTCAACGCGGCGATATTTACGAAGCCAATTACTGTATGGAATTTTTTGCAGAAAATACACAGTTGAATTCAAACGATTTGTTTTGGAAATTAAACGAAATTTCCGAACCGCCTTTTGCGTGTTTTGCCAGGTTCAACAAGCATTTTGTACTAAGTGCGTCGCCGGAACGTTACATTAAAAAAGACGGATTAAAAATAATTTCGCAACCAATTAAAGGAACGGCGAAACGCGGAATTTTGGCTGAAGAAGATGTGCTTTTAAAACAAAATTTGGCATCAAACAAAAAAGAGCAAGCCGAAAACGTGATGATTGTAGATTTGGTTCGGAATGATTTATCAAAAACAGCAACAAAAGCGTCAGTTCAAGTCGAAGAATTGTTTGGAATTTATACGTTTAAACAAGTTCATCAAATGATTTCTACGGTTGTTTCAGAAGTTTCAGCAGATCAAAATCCGGTCGATATCATCAAATCAACTTTTCCAATGGGAAGTATGACAGGAGCTCCAAAATTATCGGCAATGAAAATTATCGAAGAAGTCGAACAAACAAAACGCGGTCTGTACAGCGGTGCCCTTGGCTATTTTACGCCCAATAATGATTTCGATTTTAACGTGGTTATTCGCACCATTTTGTATAATCAAGAAAATAAATATGCATCGTTCAGTGTGGGCAGTGCCATTACAATCAACGCAAATGCTACCGACGAATACAACGAATGTTTATTGAAAGCACAAGCAATGCAAAAAGTTTTACAGCAATGTTAA
- the tilS gene encoding tRNA lysidine(34) synthetase TilS produces the protein MLNQFKQHIVQKFPESVNGKTLLAVSGGVDSMVLLHLYLALQLDFAVAHCNFQLRGTESDLDEKLVADFCKENNIPCFVERFDTMQIVESSKVSIQIAARELRYNWFKQICINYGYQFIATAHHLDDQAETFLINFTRGTGIDGLVGIPEKNESIIRPLLNFSREEILNYATENRVEWREDQSNATTKYLRNKMRHLVLPVLKEENIDFLKSFKNTLNNLKQTQILANDAIVFFEKECVTKTVNQTEIDLEKAESFPNKIYYLVQVLMKYGFDSIKEIEKIYVAESGKVLKNDKFTILKNREKLIIFKENESNSGLFYINDKNDVLNLPFFIKITEVGCEQFNTNKSTIFVNSEFLKWPLILRRKKTGDFFYPFGMSGIKKVSKFFKDEKLSKIQKENMWILENGDGKIIWVVGLRADDRFKITSNNQEIYKITLNQ, from the coding sequence ATGTTAAATCAATTTAAACAACATATTGTTCAAAAATTTCCCGAATCAGTAAACGGAAAAACCTTGCTGGCAGTAAGTGGTGGGGTTGACAGTATGGTATTGTTGCATTTGTACCTTGCTTTGCAATTAGATTTTGCTGTAGCACATTGTAATTTTCAGTTACGTGGTACAGAAAGTGATTTAGATGAGAAACTGGTTGCTGATTTTTGTAAGGAAAATAATATTCCGTGTTTTGTTGAGCGATTTGATACAATGCAGATTGTTGAAAGCAGCAAAGTTTCCATTCAAATTGCAGCGCGCGAATTACGATACAATTGGTTTAAGCAGATTTGTATCAATTATGGTTATCAGTTTATTGCAACGGCACATCATTTAGATGATCAGGCAGAAACATTTTTGATCAATTTTACACGCGGAACAGGAATTGATGGTTTGGTTGGAATTCCCGAAAAGAACGAAAGTATTATTCGTCCGCTTTTGAATTTTTCTCGAGAAGAAATTCTAAATTATGCCACTGAAAATAGGGTAGAGTGGCGAGAAGATCAATCAAACGCTACAACAAAATATTTACGAAATAAAATGCGCCACTTGGTGCTACCAGTTTTAAAAGAGGAAAATATCGATTTTCTAAAATCGTTTAAAAACACACTAAACAATTTAAAGCAAACACAAATTTTGGCAAATGACGCCATTGTTTTTTTTGAAAAAGAATGCGTAACAAAAACGGTAAATCAAACCGAAATAGACTTAGAAAAAGCAGAAAGTTTTCCCAATAAAATTTATTATTTAGTTCAGGTTTTAATGAAGTATGGATTTGATTCTATTAAAGAAATCGAAAAAATATATGTAGCAGAATCGGGAAAAGTGTTAAAAAATGATAAATTTACAATTTTAAAAAATCGAGAAAAATTAATTATTTTTAAAGAAAATGAATCAAATTCAGGTTTGTTTTATATAAATGATAAAAATGATGTTTTAAACCTGCCTTTTTTTATTAAAATAACAGAAGTAGGTTGTGAGCAATTTAACACAAATAAAAGTACTATTTTCGTAAATTCGGAATTTTTAAAATGGCCATTGATTTTAAGGCGAAAAAAAACAGGTGATTTTTTTTATCCTTTTGGAATGAGTGGAATAAAAAAAGTATCGAAATTTTTTAAAGATGAAAAACTATCTAAAATTCAAAAAGAAAATATGTGGATTTTAGAAAACGGCGATGGAAAAATAATTTGGGTTGTTGGTTTACGTGCCGATGATCGATTTAAAATAACAAGTAACAATCAAGAAATCTATAAAATAACTTTAAATCAATGA
- a CDS encoding protein-disulfide reductase DsbD family protein produces the protein MRNLLTALVLFVTSLGFSQVQDPVKWKSSIEKISDTEYQLKFDATIEGEWHMYSQFTPEGGPLPLEFIYNNAQGNYEPQGKAKESEYAKKFNDIFEVDEYYFAKEAHFTHNIKITNPAVENIQLELSYQACIDMCIQQNKFFVFDLKSLTAKEVQNFEDIAAATSTTSNDTLAKTKTVAETPSTDKTEKKGLFTIFIIAFFSGFAALLTPCVFPMIPMTVSFFTKQSKSRAKGIKNAVIYGLSIIVIYVLLGLIVTKIFGADALNALSTNIWFNIVFFVILVVFASSFLGAFEIMLPNSWANKVDRQADRGGFIGIFFMALALAIVSFSCTGPIVGTLLVEAASKGGLAPLIGMFGFSLALALPFMLFAMFPGWLNSMPRSGGWMNTVKVSLGFLELALAFKFLSNADLVLQAHWLEREIFLAIWIAVFAAWAIYLFGKIQLPHDSKIEKISVGRLFMALLVSTFVIYLIPGLWGAPLKLISGFPPPMTYSESPYGVGNSKGGTSSLSEIPDGAKEGPQGIITFTDYDKGMAYAKEINKPVLLDFTGHACVNCRKMEENVWSETNVLNILNNDVVLISLYVDEKKELPEAEQYVSKTTGKKIKTVGNKWSDFQIEKYQANAQPYYIVLDNEGNSLNTPVGYTPEVSEYENWLKEGVSKYTK, from the coding sequence ATGAGAAATTTACTCACAGCACTGGTTTTATTTGTAACCAGTTTAGGGTTTTCACAGGTGCAGGATCCTGTAAAATGGAAATCGAGTATCGAAAAAATTTCAGATACAGAGTATCAACTTAAATTTGATGCTACAATTGAAGGCGAATGGCATATGTATTCGCAATTTACACCCGAAGGCGGACCGCTTCCTTTAGAATTTATCTACAACAATGCCCAAGGAAATTACGAGCCGCAAGGCAAAGCCAAAGAAAGTGAATACGCGAAAAAATTCAATGATATTTTCGAAGTAGATGAATATTATTTTGCAAAAGAAGCTCATTTTACACATAACATAAAAATTACCAATCCGGCTGTTGAAAACATTCAGTTAGAACTTTCGTATCAGGCGTGTATTGATATGTGTATTCAGCAGAACAAGTTTTTTGTTTTTGATTTAAAATCGTTAACAGCAAAAGAAGTTCAAAATTTTGAAGACATTGCAGCGGCTACATCTACAACTTCAAACGATACATTAGCTAAAACCAAAACAGTAGCAGAAACCCCATCGACAGATAAAACAGAAAAAAAAGGTTTATTTACTATTTTTATTATTGCATTTTTCTCTGGTTTTGCAGCATTGTTAACCCCGTGTGTTTTCCCAATGATTCCAATGACGGTAAGCTTTTTTACCAAACAAAGTAAATCGCGTGCCAAAGGAATTAAAAATGCAGTTATTTATGGTTTATCAATCATTGTTATTTATGTATTGCTAGGATTAATTGTTACCAAAATTTTTGGTGCCGATGCCTTAAATGCCTTGTCAACAAATATATGGTTTAACATTGTTTTCTTTGTTATATTGGTTGTTTTTGCCTCTTCGTTTTTAGGAGCTTTTGAAATTATGTTGCCAAATTCATGGGCAAATAAAGTAGATCGTCAAGCCGATCGAGGTGGATTTATTGGTATCTTTTTTATGGCATTGGCATTGGCAATTGTATCGTTTTCATGTACAGGACCAATTGTTGGAACACTGTTAGTTGAAGCTGCGTCTAAAGGAGGTTTAGCACCATTAATTGGTATGTTCGGTTTTTCATTAGCATTGGCATTGCCGTTTATGTTGTTTGCAATGTTCCCGGGTTGGTTAAATTCTATGCCACGTTCTGGCGGATGGATGAACACCGTAAAGGTTTCGTTAGGATTTTTAGAATTAGCCTTGGCGTTTAAATTTTTATCAAATGCCGATTTAGTTTTACAAGCACATTGGTTAGAACGCGAAATATTCTTGGCAATATGGATTGCTGTTTTTGCAGCTTGGGCAATTTATTTGTTCGGAAAAATTCAGTTACCGCACGATTCTAAAATCGAGAAAATATCTGTCGGGCGTTTATTTATGGCATTGTTGGTATCTACCTTTGTAATTTATTTAATTCCAGGATTATGGGGAGCACCGTTAAAATTAATTTCAGGTTTTCCACCACCAATGACGTATTCAGAAAGTCCGTATGGTGTAGGGAATTCTAAAGGAGGAACATCTTCTTTAAGTGAAATTCCAGACGGTGCAAAAGAAGGTCCGCAGGGAATCATCACTTTTACAGATTACGATAAAGGTATGGCTTATGCAAAAGAGATCAATAAACCGGTTTTGTTAGATTTTACTGGACATGCGTGTGTTAACTGTCGTAAGATGGAAGAAAACGTTTGGTCTGAAACCAATGTGTTAAATATTTTAAACAACGATGTAGTTTTGATATCTTTATACGTTGATGAGAAGAAGGAGTTGCCAGAAGCAGAACAGTATGTTTCTAAAACAACAGGTAAGAAAATAAAAACGGTAGGTAATAAGTGGAGTGATTTCCAGATTGAAAAATATCAGGCAAATGCACAACCTTATTATATTGTTTTAGATAATGAAGGCAATTCGCTAAACACACCGGTTGGTTATACGCCGGAAGTTTCGGAATACGAAAATTGGTTAAAAGAAGGAGTTTCAAAATACACAAAATAA
- a CDS encoding DUF2911 domain-containing protein, with the protein MKKLVLAVAVALSINVNAQIKTPQASLKAEVDQMVGLTDIDVDYFRPAKKGRLVFGDLVPYGKVWRTGANQNTTVEIDTDIEINGKNLPAGKYALYTIPKAEMWDVIFYKTTDNWGLPQKWNESDVVLKASVKPETLTKDVEYFTIDVTPQNNEQGTFDISWEKTIVHVPFKVPTHKIAMESINENINENSKATDYYAAGVYLFTSNTDVKKALDYVNKSIAMQNGEVPFYMLRQKSLIQAANGDKKGAIETAKKSLEASEKAGNDDYVKMNRNSILEWSKS; encoded by the coding sequence ATGAAAAAGTTAGTATTAGCAGTTGCAGTTGCTTTATCAATCAATGTAAATGCACAAATTAAAACGCCACAGGCAAGTTTAAAAGCCGAAGTTGATCAAATGGTAGGCTTAACAGATATCGATGTAGATTATTTCCGTCCGGCAAAAAAAGGTCGTTTGGTTTTTGGAGATTTAGTTCCTTACGGAAAAGTTTGGAGAACCGGTGCCAACCAAAATACTACTGTTGAAATTGATACAGATATCGAAATAAACGGTAAAAATTTACCTGCTGGAAAATATGCGTTATATACCATTCCAAAAGCAGAAATGTGGGATGTTATTTTCTATAAAACAACTGATAACTGGGGATTACCTCAAAAATGGAATGAGAGCGATGTGGTTTTAAAAGCGTCGGTTAAACCAGAAACATTAACTAAAGATGTAGAATATTTTACAATTGATGTTACACCACAAAATAACGAACAAGGAACTTTTGATATTTCATGGGAAAAAACAATAGTTCACGTTCCGTTTAAAGTGCCAACGCACAAAATAGCAATGGAAAGCATTAATGAGAACATTAACGAAAACTCTAAAGCAACAGATTATTATGCGGCAGGTGTTTATTTGTTTACATCGAATACCGACGTTAAAAAAGCGTTAGATTATGTAAACAAATCAATTGCAATGCAAAACGGCGAAGTTCCTTTTTATATGTTGCGTCAAAAATCATTGATTCAGGCAGCAAATGGTGATAAAAAAGGTGCGATAGAAACAGCTAAAAAATCGTTAGAAGCTTCAGAAAAAGCAGGGAATGATGATTACGTAAAAATGAACAGAAATTCTATTTTAGAGTGGAGTAAATCATAA
- the purB gene encoding adenylosuccinate lyase, with protein MLTELNAISPIDGRYRSKTAPLADYFSEEALIKYRVLVEIEYFIALCELPLPQVANVSKDLFSELRKIYKDFSTEDALWIKNTEKTTNHDVKAVEYFIKHKFDQLGLQEYKEFIHFGLTSQDINNTAIPLSTKHAFEKVYMPTFIQLVNKLKELSVEWKDIPMLARTHGQPASPTRLGKEILVFVVRLEEQLRLLNNIPFAAKFGGATGNFNAHKVAYPQNDWQAFGENFVEGILGLKHSFPTTQIEHYDHFAAFCDALKRINNIIIDLDRDVWTYVSMEYFKQKIKAGEVGSSAMPHKVNPIDFENSEGNLGIANAILEHLSAKLPISRLQRDLTDSTVLRNIGVPFGHTIIAFEATLKGLNKLLLNETKFAQDLENNWAVVAEAIQTILRREAYPNPYEALKDLTRTNDVINQKSIHAFIDTLNVTAEVKNELKQITPSNYLGVSI; from the coding sequence ATGTTAACAGAATTAAATGCTATTTCTCCGATTGATGGAAGATATAGATCAAAAACAGCTCCATTAGCAGATTATTTTTCGGAAGAAGCCCTTATAAAATATCGCGTTTTAGTAGAAATTGAATATTTTATTGCTTTGTGCGAATTGCCATTGCCGCAGGTTGCAAACGTATCTAAAGATTTGTTTTCTGAATTGAGAAAAATTTATAAAGATTTTTCTACGGAAGATGCACTTTGGATTAAAAACACCGAAAAAACAACCAATCACGATGTTAAGGCTGTTGAATATTTCATAAAACATAAATTTGACCAGTTAGGTTTACAAGAATATAAAGAGTTTATTCATTTTGGATTAACCTCTCAAGACATTAACAACACGGCAATACCTTTATCAACCAAGCACGCTTTTGAAAAAGTGTATATGCCAACTTTTATTCAGTTAGTTAACAAATTAAAAGAATTGAGTGTTGAATGGAAAGATATTCCAATGTTGGCACGTACGCACGGGCAACCAGCATCTCCAACGCGATTGGGAAAAGAAATTCTGGTTTTTGTTGTTCGTTTAGAAGAGCAGTTACGTTTGTTGAACAATATTCCGTTTGCAGCTAAATTTGGTGGAGCAACAGGAAATTTCAATGCACATAAAGTTGCTTATCCGCAAAACGATTGGCAAGCTTTTGGCGAAAATTTTGTAGAAGGAATTTTAGGATTGAAACATTCATTCCCTACCACCCAAATTGAACATTACGATCATTTTGCTGCTTTTTGCGATGCTTTAAAACGTATTAATAATATTATTATTGATTTAGACCGCGATGTTTGGACGTATGTTTCAATGGAATATTTCAAACAGAAAATCAAAGCGGGCGAGGTAGGATCATCTGCAATGCCACACAAAGTAAACCCGATCGATTTTGAAAATTCTGAAGGAAATTTAGGCATTGCAAACGCCATTCTGGAGCATTTGTCCGCAAAATTACCTATTTCTCGTTTACAGCGCGATTTAACTGATAGTACTGTTTTAAGAAACATTGGCGTTCCGTTTGGTCATACCATTATCGCGTTTGAAGCTACATTAAAAGGATTGAACAAATTATTGTTAAACGAAACAAAATTTGCACAGGATTTAGAAAACAATTGGGCGGTTGTTGCAGAAGCAATTCAAACCATTTTACGTCGTGAAGCATATCCAAATCCTTACGAAGCATTAAAAGATTTAACCCGTACTAACGATGTAATCAACCAAAAATCAATTCACGCATTTATTGATACATTAAATGTTACGGCTGAGGTTAAAAACGAATTAAAACAAATAACTCCAAGCAATTATTTAGGAGTTTCTATTTAA
- a CDS encoding copper resistance protein NlpE N-terminal domain-containing protein: MKKNILVLNVIIAIIFFTSCKKDDKTIVVIEQSLLDTIFCNTYEGIIPCPDCPGIETSIRIYKDSTISRTIYYQNKNELPTTKVGIWKRKDSIFTATFDREKLFYRIKDYKQLLRVGSDLKEVKGEFAADYILHKKTNFKHQNIEGIYTVGDTTNLYNELKIKYLKNEKYNLEFTFYNKLDSITNCKINLNASLDKGNQLNAPLNNEGNLKVIFTQKEAHILFENIHKDSVKFKCNDSLRFVPFNGSYVKQKAL; encoded by the coding sequence ATGAAAAAAAATATTCTTGTATTAAATGTAATAATTGCAATTATCTTTTTTACAAGTTGCAAAAAAGACGATAAAACCATTGTTGTTATTGAACAATCGCTTTTAGATACTATTTTTTGTAATACTTATGAAGGAATTATTCCTTGTCCTGATTGCCCGGGTATAGAAACTTCGATCAGGATTTATAAAGACAGTACTATTTCACGAACGATTTATTATCAGAATAAAAACGAACTTCCTACAACCAAAGTAGGAATATGGAAGCGAAAAGACAGTATATTTACAGCTACTTTTGACCGTGAAAAATTGTTTTACAGAATAAAAGATTACAAGCAGCTTTTGCGTGTAGGAAGTGATTTAAAAGAAGTAAAAGGTGAGTTTGCTGCTGATTATATTCTACATAAGAAAACCAATTTTAAACACCAAAACATTGAGGGAATTTATACCGTTGGCGACACGACAAATTTATATAACGAATTAAAAATCAAATATTTAAAAAACGAAAAGTATAATTTAGAATTTACCTTTTACAATAAATTAGATTCTATAACAAACTGCAAAATAAATTTAAATGCCAGTTTAGATAAAGGAAATCAGTTGAATGCACCTTTAAACAACGAAGGGAATTTAAAGGTTATTTTTACACAAAAAGAAGCACATATTTTGTTTGAAAACATTCATAAAGATTCGGTAAAATTTAAATGTAACGACAGTTTACGTTTTGTTCCTTTTAATGGTTCTTACGTAAAGCAAAAAGCACTTTAA